A region of the Clostridium estertheticum subsp. estertheticum genome:
ATAAGAATAACAAACATATAAATAAACACCCTCCGGTTAGAGAGGGTGTTTATTACTATGCTTCTATTTCCTCAAGCTTTTCTGTTTTAGGTAATACAACATTTTGAACATACACATTTACTGCTGATACTACTAGTCCTGTCATAAGCTCTACGGATTTTTTAACATTTATTTGTGCTTTTTCAGTTACTTCTGGAATTTTAATACCATATTCAACTACAACGTGTAAATCAATTATTGCACTATTTTCTCCAACATTGACTTTAACGCCTTTAGATAAATTTTTCTTTCCACTTAATATTTGAGTTATTCCACCAACAAGACTTGCACTCATTCCAACAATCCCCTGTATTTCAGCAACAGCGAGTCCCGCTAT
Encoded here:
- a CDS encoding Asp23/Gls24 family envelope stress response protein — encoded protein: MEDKILNETEMGVVKISEDVVSVIAGLAVAEIQGIVGMSASLVGGITQILSGKKNLSKGVKVNVGENSAIIDLHVVVEYGIKIPEVTEKAQINVKKSVELMTGLVVSAVNVYVQNVVLPKTEKLEEIEA